One region of Armigeres subalbatus isolate Guangzhou_Male chromosome 3, GZ_Asu_2, whole genome shotgun sequence genomic DNA includes:
- the LOC134220179 gene encoding protein obstructor-E-like: MATKTTVIVLVSLLIGLCAAQRKDQDDPCKTKSKVVGDVTYCDRYWECINNQPELYDCPNGLVFAGKHRGVTEGCDYPWRSDYCEGKQLANGPISTEHCDWLYGIFGHETSCTRYWTCWNGTATEQLCIGGLLYNENAHSCDWPENVDGCQKHPLCNDDANGNVPLGKSCNRYWQCQGGYPRLQRCPAMLVFDRRSLRCVVPPTEDCDVPTTPLPFEGDLEQGKGNAISNLPPGAIQGKPSGGRNKN, translated from the exons GACTCTGCGCCGCCCAGCGAAAGGATCAGGACGACCCGTGCAAAACCAAATCGAAGGTGGTGGGTGATGTGACATATTGTGACCGATACTGGGAGTGTATCAACAATCAACCGGAGCTGTACGACTGCCCCAACGGACTGGTGTTTGCCGGGAAGCATCGGGGCGTGACGGAAGGATGCGACTATCCATGGCGATCGGACTATTGCGAGGGCAAGCAGTTGGCAA ATGGACCCATATCTACGGAACACTGTGACTGGCTGTATGGCATCTTTGGCCACGAGACATCCTGCACGCGTTACTGGACCTGCTGGAACGGAACCGCCACCGAGCAGCTCTGCATCGGCGGTCTGCTCTACAACGAAAATGCCCACAGCTGTGACTGGCCCGAGAACGTTGACGGATGTCAGAAGCATC CCCTTTGCAACGATGACGCTAATGGAAACGTACCGCTTGGAAAATCCTGCAACCGTTACTGGCAGTGCCAGGGTGGGTACCCACGACTCCAGCGGTGTCCAGCTATGCTTGTATTCGACCGACGAAGCCTGCGTTGCGTTGTGCCTCCGACCGAGGATTGTGACGTCCCAACCACACCGCTGCCATTCGAGGGTGATCTGGAGCAGGGCAAG GGTAATGCCATCTCGAATCTGCCACCGGGCGCCATCCAGGGCAAACCCAGCGGAGGACGGAACAAAAACTAA